The proteins below come from a single Gossypium arboreum isolate Shixiya-1 unplaced genomic scaffold, ASM2569848v2 Contig00265, whole genome shotgun sequence genomic window:
- the LOC128288708 gene encoding UPF0481 protein At3g47200-like: MRNCSLTRLLLHKTSRTFHDITKAWNQQNLSKWKTTLEEELAINVPNDRENACIYKVPINMRKVQPDAYAPTIISISPYHLGQRLQAMEELKWKFFHCLFRPKQPNGVELDPAMKAMEDLEQDARRCYWDNAEQHSKDKFVRMMLVDGCFIVELLRVEAQQLSVCSSVQRWMLPTLRRDLIMLENQLSFCFAEISQRDVRAMNAQGIQNTLHFLGLFRQSILPFPINLSQGLKSIKTSGSSNAAEEGIDMVRSMTELMEAALREVAKVPPLYVDDHKGTLFRNMVAYEQCHPKCRPYVTSYLFFSMV, encoded by the exons ATGAGAAACTGCTCCCTTACAAGGTTGCTTTTGCACAAGACAAGCAGAACctttcatgacattaccaaagCTTGGAATCAACAAAATTTATCAAAGTGGAAAACCACATTGGAGGAGGAGTTGGCAATTAATGTTCCCAATGATAGAGAAAATGCGTGCATATACAAGGTCCCCATTAACATGCGTAAGGTGCAACCCGACGCCTATGCTCCCACTATCATCTCAATCAGTCCTTACCATCTTGGACAAAGGTTACAAGCAATGGAAGAGCTAAAATGGAAATTCTTTCACTGCCTCTTTCGTCCAAAACAGCCTAATGGGGTGGAACTAGACCCAGCGATGAAAGCCATGGAAGATTTGGAGCAGGATGCTCGTAGATGCTACTGGGACAATGCTGAACAACATAGTAAGGATAAATTTGTTAGGATGATGCTGGTTGATGGCTGCTTTATTGTGGAGCTCTTGAGAGTTGAAGCACAACAACTTTCAGTGTGCTCCTCTGTTCAAAGGTGGATGCTGCCTACTCTTCGTCGGGATCTGATCATGCTTGAAAACCAGCTTTCCTTTTGTTTTGCAGAAATT TCTCAAAGGGATGTGCGGGCCATGAATGCACAAGGAATTCAGAACACGTTGCATTTTCTTGGCCTTTTCAGGCAAAGTATCCTCCCATTTCCTATAAACTTATCACAAGGACTAAAAAGTATCAAGACGAGCGGTTCGAGCAATGCAGCAGAAGAGGGGATTGACATGGTGCGGTCCATGACGGAGCTAATGGAAGCTG CTCTGAGGGAGGTGGCTAAAGTCCCTCCTCTCTACGTCGATGATCACAAGGGAACCCTGTTTCGAAACATGGTGGCCTATGAACAATGCCATCCCAAGTGCAGACCTTATGTCACATCGTATTTGTTCTTTTCGATGGTTTGA